From one Lolium rigidum isolate FL_2022 chromosome 4, APGP_CSIRO_Lrig_0.1, whole genome shotgun sequence genomic stretch:
- the LOC124705588 gene encoding lecithin-cholesterol acyltransferase-like 1 has protein sequence MGTKTQLLGLLLPLLLLLLPPPLRNYLSTDQAASGRVGHGRLQVYHPIILFPGISCPNLEARLTDAYVPSLPRCGALKGKGWFPLWNNTQDLVDHDYVPCLLEQMSLVYDPVLNDFHNQPGVETRVPNFGSSDGFTAKDDVGRDVFCLLKLRQELEALGYRDGETLFGAPYDIRHTPPSLGQPSQVYSDYFVRVKDLVQNVSQKNGNKPAILVGHSFGARAALDFVNSTPLPWRKIFIKHMVLISATLVTGFVPVITNLASGPTVIVVPTVKPLDLRPMWRTFMSSLASLPSPMVFGYEPLVVTKHRNYSAYDNMDLLTALGFSTDVGKRVLPTKLKVVAPMVPMTYLCGAGIQTPNQVVYWESNFDVVPEYVYGDGDSIVNLVSVLAFVKEISRQQRQSNIPFKFIKIANASHSGIVSEESSLRRVMTEILEANC, from the exons ATGGGCACAAAAACACAGCTCCTTGGTTTGCTACTACctctgctgctcctgctccttccgCCTCCCCTCCGCAATTACCTCTCGACCGATCAAGCCGCCAGCGGCAGAGTCGGCCATGGCCGGCTCCAAGTCTACCACCCGATAATCTTGTTCCCTGGCATAAGCTGCCCCAACCTGGAGGCGCGGCTCACCGACGCCTACGTTCCGTCGCTGCCACGCTGCGGCGCGCTCAAGGGGAAGGGGTGGTTCCCGCTGTGGAACAACACGCAGGACCTGGTCGACCACGACTACGTGCCGTGCTTGCTGGAGCAGATGAGCCTCGTCTACGACCCCGTCCTCAACGACTTCCACAACCAGCCCGGCGTCGAGACGCGCGTGCCCAACTTCGGCTCTTCCGACGGCTTTACCGCAAAGGACGATGT GGGGCGTGACGTGTTTTGCCTGTTAAAGCTCCGCCAAGAACTGGAGGCATTAGGGTACCGCGACGGGGAGACCCTTTTCGGAGCTCCTTACGACATACGACACACTCCACCTTCACTTGGCCAGCCATCTCAGGTGTACTCTGACTACTTTGTCCGTGTCAAGGACCTGGTGCAGAACGTGAGCCAGAAGAATGGGAACAAGCCAGCCATCCTCGTCGGGCACAGCTTCGGAGCAAGGGCCGCCCTTGACTTCGTCAATTCGACACCCCTACCATGGAGGAAAATTTTCATCAAGCACATGGTCCTAATCTCGGCCACACTTGTTACCGGCTTTGTGCCAGTGATCACAAACCTCGCCTCAGGGCCGACGGTAATTGTTGTCCCGACGGTTAAGCCGCTGGATTTGCGGCCTATGTGGAGAACTTTCATGAGTTCCCTTGCATCCTTACCGTCTCCTATGGTTTTTGGTTATGAGCCGCTTGTAGTTACCAAACATAGGAATTACTCAGCGTACGACAACATGGATTTACTTACGGCGCTTGGCTTCAGCACCGATGTGGGGAAACGGGTGCTTCCGACGAAGTTGAAGGTCGTTGCACCAATGGTGCCAATGACATACCTTTGTGGTGCCGGCATCCAAACACCAAATCAGGTGGTCTACTGGGAAAGTAACTTCGATGTGGTTCCCGAGTATGTATATGGCGATGGTGACTCCATCGTGAACTTAGTTAGCGTGTTGGCCTTCGTCAAAGAAATAAGTAGGCAACAACGCCAGAGTAACATACCCTTCAAGTTCATCAAGATTGCTAATGCTAGCCACTCTGGTATTGTTAGTGAGGAAAGTTCGCTTAGGAGAGTTATGACTGAAATTCTAGAGGCAAATTGCTAA
- the LOC124647755 gene encoding glycerol-3-phosphate acyltransferase 1-like: MDTAAEVWMAIKTMFATQSRSRVSNLRVALAKKKKDNMTSAQFFTKMKGLADELATAGRPIDEEELVEYLLAGFDDTYNPLFAAIGVNGAEDLTVSDLYAQVQAYENRIELLSDIGGFVNAAARGRGGNRGRGHYGGRRGGRGYGGRGEGGRHLSLPNRRAAAALSGVRGHVTGAPPTAPNGENGAAGGWLYACNHRTLLDPIAISSALGKPVFAVTYSLSPLSELLSPIPLLRLTRGRDEDQRRMSSLLTRGDVVVCPEGTMCREPYLLRLSPLFAELADEVSPVAVDERSTMFYGTSTSPAAKCFDSVFFLMNPRPEYSVQFLEPVPTENPRDSIEVASQLQGVLAGTLGFTSTTLTRKDKYLLLGGNEGVVATKRSKAT, from the exons ATGGACACGGCGGCAGAAGTCTGGATGGCAATCAAAACTATGTTTGCCACCCAATCCAGGTCGCGGGTATCAAACCTGCGCGTTGCCCtcgccaagaagaagaaggacaacaTGACATCGGCGCAGTTCTTCACCAAGATGAAGGGACTCGCTGATGAGCTCGCTACAGCGGGTCGGCCGATCGACGAGGAAGAACTCGTGGAGTATCTCCTCGCCGGCTTCGACGACACCTACAACCCCCTCTTCGCCGCCATCGGGGTCAATGGTGCTGAAGACCTCACCGTGAGCGACCTCTACGCTCAAGTCCAAGCCTATGAGAATCGCATCGAGCTCCTCTCCGACATTGGGGGCTTCGTCAATGCTGCAGCCCGTGGACGCGGAGGAAACCGCGGGCGCGGCCACTATGGTGGACGCAGAGGCGGCCGTGGCTATGGTGGCCGCGGCGAAGGTGGACGccacctgtcgttgcctaatcgacg cgccgccgccgcgctctccGGCGTGCGGGGTCACGTCACCGGTGCCCCTCCCACAGCCCCAAACGGCGAGAACGGCGCCGCAGGTGGCTGGCTCTACGCGTGCAACCACCGCACACTCCTCGACCCGATTGCCATCTCCAGCGCTCTGGGGAAGCCCGTTTTCGCCGTGACGTACAGCCTGAGCCCCCTGTCGGAGCTGCTCTCGCCGATCCCGCTGCTCCGGCTCACCCGTGGACGCGACGAAGACCAGCGCCGCATGTCGTCGCTGCTGACGCGCGGCGACGTCGTGGTCTGCCCCGAGGGGACCATGTGTCGGGAGCCGTACCTGCTCCGACTCAGCCCCCTGTTCGCCGAGCTCGCCGATGAGGTGAGCCCCGTGGCTGTGGACGAGCGCTCGACCATGTTCTATGGCACGTCGACGTCACCGGCCGCCAAGTGCTTCGACTCGGTCTTCTTCCTGATGAACCCACGGCCGGAGTACTCCGTCCAGTTCCTGGAGCCGGTGCCCACGGAAAACCCACGCGACAGCATTGAGGTGGCGAGCCAACTGCAGGGCGTGCTCGCCGGCACGCTTGGGTTCACGTCAACGACGCTGACGCGGAAGGACAAGTACTTGCTGCTCGGTGGCAACGAGGGGGTCGTGGCGACCAAGAGAAGCAAAGCCACCTAG